One genomic window of Maribacter aquivivus includes the following:
- a CDS encoding RNA methyltransferase, with translation MRKLRNEELDRIDVEGYKLAGKSPIIIVLDNIRSLNNIGSVFRTADAFLIEKIYLCGITAKPPHKDIHKTALGATDSVDWEHVDDTMKLVERLKEDGCHIISVEQAEKATQLNKYMPAKDKKQVLIFGNEVKGVAQNVVSASDEVLEIPQFGTKHSLNISVSVGVVVWDCWSKLNA, from the coding sequence ATGAGAAAATTAAGAAATGAGGAGTTAGATAGAATTGATGTTGAAGGGTATAAGCTTGCCGGTAAATCTCCCATAATTATTGTTCTTGATAATATAAGAAGTTTAAATAATATTGGATCCGTTTTTAGAACTGCCGATGCTTTTTTAATTGAGAAAATATATTTGTGTGGTATTACTGCCAAGCCACCTCATAAAGATATTCATAAAACAGCATTAGGTGCAACTGATAGTGTCGATTGGGAACATGTTGATGATACGATGAAATTGGTTGAAAGATTAAAAGAAGATGGTTGTCATATTATTTCAGTGGAGCAGGCAGAGAAAGCAACGCAGCTTAACAAATATATGCCTGCCAAAGATAAAAAGCAGGTACTCATTTTTGGAAATGAAGTTAAGGGTGTTGCCCAAAATGTGGTTAGCGCTAGTGATGAGGTTTTAGAGATACCGCAATTTGGCACCAAGCATTCATTGAATATTTCAGTAAGCGTAGGTGTTGTTGTGTGGGATTGCTGGAGTAAATTAAACGCATAA
- the mutS gene encoding DNA mismatch repair protein MutS produces the protein MKQYNTIKTKYPDALLLFRVGDFYETFGEDAVKASRILGIILTNRNNGGERTELAGFPHHSLNTYLPKLVKAGQRVAICDQLEDPKQTKTIVKRGVTELVTPGVAMNDDILNSKTNNFLCAVHFGRKKIGIAFVDISTGEFLTSEGSEEQIDKLLQNFSPNEILISKAHKKEFLEVFGKNHHLFYLEDWVFQEDYALENLTSHFNTNTLKGFGVDHLTCGIIASGVVLHYLGETQHRQLQHISKLQRIAEDDYIWMDRFTIKNLELYHSTNINAVTLLDVIDKTISPMGGRMIKRWLALPLKNLEKIKRRQQIVSFLHDEEVVLEKFQHHIKKMGDLERLISKVATGKVNPKEVVQLKNSLEALIPIKQLATSSKNESLALTGDQIQSCDLLRAKIKEMLSEEAPVNILKGSTIAKGFSEELDELRGLATTGKNYLNKMLERETAATGITSLKIASNNVFGYYIEVRNTHKDKVPETWTRKQTLVNAERYITEELKEYEANILGAEDRISTLEQQLFSQLVVWMQEYIAPVQNNAYLIAQLDCLCGFAQLAKENAYNCPSLNDSTDLEIKDGRHPVIEKQLPLGEQYIANDLQLDRSNQQFIMITGPNMSGKSALLRQTALIVLLAQMGSFVPAESAKIGVVDKIFTRVGASDNISMGESTFMVEMNETASILNNLSERSLVLLDEIGRGTSTYDGISIAWAISEYLHEHPARAKTMFATHYHELNEMTNTFSRIKNYNVAIKELKDTVLFLRKLIPGGSEHSFGIHVAKMAGMPQQVIQKANKILKKLENKHVSEDVGDKLKSDSDEMQLSFFNLDDPLLEEIKDEITNLDIDTLTPVEALMKLNEIKRLLTKGKKATS, from the coding sequence ATGAAGCAATATAATACCATCAAGACCAAGTATCCTGATGCATTATTGCTATTTAGAGTAGGCGATTTTTATGAGACTTTTGGTGAAGATGCAGTAAAGGCTTCACGCATATTAGGTATTATTCTAACCAACAGAAACAATGGTGGCGAGCGAACCGAATTAGCTGGTTTTCCACATCATTCTTTAAATACCTATTTACCTAAATTAGTAAAAGCAGGACAGCGCGTTGCAATATGTGATCAGTTAGAAGATCCTAAACAAACCAAAACTATTGTTAAAAGAGGTGTAACCGAATTGGTTACCCCTGGTGTGGCAATGAATGACGATATCTTAAACTCTAAGACCAATAATTTTCTTTGTGCCGTTCACTTCGGAAGAAAAAAAATAGGGATTGCGTTTGTTGATATTTCTACGGGTGAGTTTTTAACATCAGAAGGTAGCGAGGAGCAAATAGACAAATTATTGCAGAATTTTTCACCCAACGAGATTTTAATATCCAAAGCACATAAAAAAGAATTCTTAGAGGTATTTGGCAAAAATCATCATCTGTTTTATTTAGAAGATTGGGTTTTTCAAGAGGACTATGCCCTAGAAAACCTGACATCTCACTTCAACACCAATACGTTAAAAGGTTTTGGCGTTGATCACTTAACCTGTGGTATAATTGCCTCGGGTGTAGTTTTGCATTATTTGGGCGAAACACAACACCGCCAATTACAGCATATATCTAAATTACAACGTATAGCTGAAGATGATTATATATGGATGGATCGTTTCACGATTAAAAACTTGGAACTTTACCATTCTACCAATATCAATGCAGTGACACTTTTAGATGTTATTGATAAAACCATCTCACCAATGGGCGGGCGAATGATTAAAAGATGGCTCGCTTTACCGCTTAAAAATTTAGAAAAAATTAAAAGGAGACAACAAATTGTTTCTTTCTTACATGATGAAGAAGTTGTTTTAGAAAAATTTCAGCACCATATTAAAAAAATGGGCGATTTGGAGCGTTTGATCTCTAAAGTAGCCACAGGCAAGGTAAACCCTAAAGAAGTAGTACAGTTAAAAAATTCTTTAGAAGCCTTAATACCTATAAAGCAATTAGCGACCTCTTCTAAAAACGAATCGCTTGCTTTAACAGGTGACCAAATACAATCTTGCGATTTATTACGCGCCAAGATAAAAGAAATGCTTAGCGAAGAAGCACCTGTAAACATTTTAAAAGGAAGTACTATCGCAAAAGGATTTTCTGAAGAATTAGATGAGCTTAGAGGATTAGCAACTACAGGAAAAAACTATCTAAATAAAATGCTTGAAAGGGAAACTGCCGCAACTGGCATAACATCCCTTAAAATAGCCTCTAATAATGTATTTGGTTATTATATAGAAGTTAGAAACACCCATAAAGATAAAGTACCTGAAACATGGACGCGTAAGCAAACTTTGGTAAATGCAGAACGTTATATTACCGAAGAACTTAAAGAATACGAAGCAAATATTCTAGGAGCAGAAGACCGTATTTCAACTTTAGAGCAACAACTATTCTCACAATTAGTAGTATGGATGCAAGAGTACATTGCCCCTGTGCAAAACAATGCATACCTTATTGCTCAATTAGATTGCCTTTGTGGTTTTGCACAGCTTGCAAAAGAAAACGCTTACAATTGTCCGTCCTTAAATGACTCTACAGATTTAGAAATAAAAGACGGAAGGCACCCGGTTATTGAAAAGCAGCTGCCTTTAGGCGAACAGTATATTGCCAATGATTTACAACTAGACAGATCTAATCAACAATTTATAATGATTACCGGTCCGAATATGAGTGGTAAATCAGCATTACTACGACAAACAGCATTAATTGTACTACTTGCACAAATGGGAAGTTTTGTTCCTGCAGAATCGGCTAAAATTGGTGTTGTAGATAAAATATTTACCCGAGTTGGTGCAAGTGACAATATTTCAATGGGCGAATCTACCTTTATGGTAGAAATGAACGAAACGGCATCTATACTTAATAATCTCTCTGAGAGAAGTCTTGTTCTATTAGATGAAATTGGTCGTGGCACAAGTACATATGATGGTATATCTATTGCTTGGGCAATTTCTGAGTATCTGCATGAACATCCAGCAAGAGCTAAAACAATGTTCGCAACGCATTACCATGAGCTTAATGAAATGACTAACACCTTCAGCCGCATTAAAAACTATAATGTTGCTATAAAAGAGTTAAAGGATACTGTTCTATTTCTACGAAAATTAATTCCGGGTGGTAGTGAACATAGTTTTGGTATACATGTGGCAAAAATGGCAGGTATGCCCCAACAAGTAATTCAGAAGGCAAATAAAATTCTGAAAAAGTTGGAAAATAAACACGTAAGTGAAGATGTCGGAGACAAATTAAAAAGTGATTCTGACGAAATGCAATTGAGCTTTTTTAATTTAGACGACCCCTTATTAGAAGAAATCAAGGACGAAATCACGAATTTAGACATAGATACACTAACTCCGGTAGAAGCTTTGATGAAATTAAATGAGATTAAAAGGCTGTTAACCAAGGGTAAAAAGGCTACTTCATAA
- a CDS encoding SanA/YdcF family protein, producing the protein MLKKILKISGLLLLALILIIFTCNSIISSTAEDKTYTDVALIPANRVGLVLGTSNRLTNGSPNPYYTYRINATKALYNAGKIKFILVSGDNGSIYYNEPDTFKKDLVKAGIPEEVIFLDYAGFRTLDSMFRAKFIFGLDDVTVISQKFHNERAIYIAKQKGLKAIGFNAKDVSTSQGLKVQTREYLARVKVFIDMILNTQPKFYGTAIEIK; encoded by the coding sequence ATGCTAAAAAAAATACTAAAAATATCAGGGTTATTACTATTAGCGTTAATACTAATCATATTCACCTGTAATAGTATCATTTCAAGTACTGCAGAAGACAAAACGTATACAGACGTTGCATTAATACCTGCCAATAGGGTCGGTCTCGTTTTAGGTACTTCTAATCGCTTAACCAACGGTTCTCCTAATCCATATTACACTTATCGCATAAACGCAACCAAAGCGCTCTACAATGCGGGTAAGATTAAATTTATACTGGTTAGCGGGGACAATGGCAGCATCTATTACAATGAACCCGACACCTTCAAGAAAGACTTAGTAAAAGCTGGTATACCAGAAGAGGTTATTTTCTTAGACTATGCAGGCTTTAGAACTTTAGATTCTATGTTTAGGGCTAAGTTTATTTTTGGTTTAGATGACGTAACGGTTATCTCTCAAAAATTTCATAATGAAAGAGCAATATATATTGCCAAGCAAAAAGGTTTAAAAGCTATTGGTTTCAATGCTAAAGATGTTTCTACAAGTCAAGGGCTAAAAGTTCAAACAAGAGAATACTTAGCTCGGGTAAAAGTATTTATTGATATGATACTAAACACCCAACCAAAATTCTACGGTACCGCTATAGAGATAAAATAA
- a CDS encoding NRAMP family divalent metal transporter — protein MLNLKTILKNLGPGLLFASMAIGTSHLVLSTKAGAQYGWLMIIPIILANILKYPFFEFGVRYTNVTNKTLIEGYLNRGKGYLWFYAIISFITTFTILAALYTVTAGLFINLFGIGHSSIAMVALSLFLIISALLIFGKYKFLEISLKFVVSVLFVALLVTTILVLAKGPVSHVPDFKPLPIFNEVGILFLIGLIGWMPTSVEASSWISLWSIEKWKTQDKPSLKESLQEFNIGYTITAILAIFFMIIGWYTLYGTNIQLSNNAVSFADQVVRLFTQHIGSWAYLFIAISAFATMFSTCMTAHDALARVSLDILSLLKSKTTWYRTKTAYAAGVFALTLINFVVIAAFSANMGNLVALATFVSFVVAPIVGYMNLKNVTSDDLDPKFRPGKKLKFLTYTGILFLSCFSLYYFYIIITK, from the coding sequence ATGCTCAATTTAAAAACGATACTTAAAAACTTAGGTCCCGGTCTTCTGTTTGCAAGTATGGCCATAGGTACGTCTCATCTTGTTTTATCTACCAAAGCTGGGGCACAATATGGCTGGCTGATGATTATTCCTATTATTTTAGCTAACATCTTAAAATACCCCTTCTTTGAATTCGGCGTGCGGTATACCAACGTTACCAATAAAACCTTAATAGAGGGCTATTTAAATCGCGGTAAAGGCTATTTATGGTTTTATGCTATAATTAGCTTTATCACCACTTTCACCATACTAGCGGCCTTATATACCGTTACAGCCGGTCTATTTATAAATCTATTCGGCATTGGGCATAGTTCTATTGCCATGGTAGCGCTAAGTTTATTTTTAATCATAAGTGCACTACTGATTTTTGGAAAATACAAGTTTTTAGAAATCAGTTTAAAATTTGTAGTTAGCGTACTATTTGTTGCTTTACTAGTGACTACAATTTTAGTTCTAGCAAAAGGACCAGTAAGTCATGTACCAGACTTTAAACCCTTACCCATTTTTAATGAAGTAGGAATACTGTTTCTAATAGGATTAATTGGATGGATGCCTACCAGTGTAGAAGCATCTAGCTGGATCAGTTTATGGAGTATTGAAAAATGGAAAACTCAAGACAAGCCTAGCTTAAAAGAATCTCTACAAGAATTTAATATAGGCTATACCATTACAGCCATATTAGCTATCTTTTTTATGATAATAGGATGGTATACCTTATACGGAACGAATATACAACTCAGTAATAATGCGGTAAGTTTCGCAGACCAAGTAGTTCGGTTATTTACACAACATATTGGATCTTGGGCATATCTATTTATAGCAATTTCTGCATTTGCCACTATGTTCAGCACTTGTATGACCGCACATGATGCTTTAGCTAGAGTCAGCTTAGATATTTTATCGCTATTAAAATCAAAAACCACATGGTATAGAACAAAAACAGCATACGCCGCAGGCGTTTTCGCCTTAACACTAATTAATTTTGTAGTTATAGCAGCGTTTAGCGCAAATATGGGAAATTTGGTTGCTTTGGCTACATTCGTATCTTTCGTTGTAGCGCCTATTGTAGGCTATATGAATTTAAAAAATGTAACCAGTGATGACCTAGACCCTAAATTTCGACCAGGTAAGAAATTAAAATTCCTTACCTATACCGGCATTCTATTCTTGTCTTGTTTCTCACTGTATTATTTCTACATCATAATTACCAAGTAG